AGCGGCCGTCGCATCACGCGGGCACCGAAGCCGTACCAGCGCCGGCCACTGGCCGCGCCGGGCGATGCGCCGCGGGGCATCGCCCGGGGGCCGAGCACGGCGAGCGCCCCGGGCAGCAGGGTCAGCGAGCCGAGCACCGCCATCGCGACGACCAGGACGCCCGCGTAGGCGAAGGAGCGCAGGAAGGGGTACGGGAACACGAGCAGCGCCGACAGGGAGGCGGCGACCGTGAGCCCGCTGAAGATGACGGTACGGCCGGCGGTGCGGACCGTCGTCGCCACCGCGTCTGGTGTCCGCGCGCCGGCGGCCAGTTCTTCGCGGAACCGCGCGATGACGAAGAGGCTGTAGTCGACGCCGAGACCGATGCCCATGACCAGCGTGATGTTGGCGGCGAACGTCGACACCTCGGTGACTCCGGCCAGCAGTCGGAGCCCGGCCAGGGTGCCGAACACGGCGAACAGTCCGATGCCGAGGGTGAGCAGGGCCAGCCGTACCCGCCGGTACAGCGCGAACAGCAGGATGACCATCAGGGGAATGATCAGTATCTCCGCTCGAACGAAGTCCATCGTCGCCTGCTGGCTTATCTGGGCGGACGCCGCCTCCGCGCCGGCCACCTGCACGTGGATCGTCTCTGAGGTGCGCGTGAATGCGGGCAGCAGCCGTTCCCTGATCTCCGCGCGCGCGGTCGTGGCGTCGCCTTCGACGTGGGCGAGGACCAGCGCCTGCCGGCCGTCCGAGCCGCGCAGCATCGGGTCACCCCCCTCCGTCCAGTACGACCACACGTCGGCGACGAGTGGCCGGCTCCGCAGGTCGTCGGAGAGTTGCTGAGCGGCGGCGCGGGTCGCCGGGTCGTCTACGGTGCCGCTGTGGGCGGTGATCAGCAGGATGAGGTTCGCGTTACCGGTGTCGAAGTCCCGGCGCAGCACCTCCTGGGCGTGAACCGACTCGGTGCCGGGCGCCTCCCAACGGCTGAGCACCAGGACGCCCATGGCGCCGGCCCCGACAGCGGCAAACGCCAGGGTCACGATCAGACCGGTGACGAGCGTGAGCCGACGATGGCGGGCAATGTACGCGCCCAGCCGGTGCAGTGGTGACATGCACGGTCCTCTGCTAGCGTCAAAACACGAGCGGTCGCCCGTATTTTGACAATACGAGCGACCACTCGCATTAGTCAAGGCACTGTCCGCAACGTGAAGGGGTACGGGTGACTGAGGCGCATTCGGTCAAGCGGCAGGCGCGGGGGCGGCAGCGGATCGCCGACATCCTCGACGCGGCGCTCGCCCTGTTTGCACAGAACGGGTACGAGGGGACGAGTACCAACGCCATCGCCGCCCGTGCCGGCATCTCGCCCGGTTCGCTGTATCAGTTCTTCCCGAACAAGGAGGCGATCGCGGAGGCGCTCTCCGCCCGGCTGCTAGAGCAGATGCGGGCCGCGCACTCCTCGGCGTTCGACCTGGCGCAGGTCACCGACCTGACGTTGCACGAGCTGATCGATCGGATGGTGGACCCGCTCATCGCGTTCAACCTGGCAAACCCGGGCGCGAAGGCACTGATGGCGAACACCGACCTGCCGGCCCGTTTGCAAGGGGCGGCGCGTCCGCTGCAACAGGCGGTGGTCGACAGGGTAGCGGCTATCATCGGAGCCCGTTCCCCCCGGCTGCCCGCCGCCGAACGGAACCTCGCCGCCATGGTGGCGGTGCGCATCGTCGTGGCCATGATGCCGCCCATCGTGACGGCACAGGGAGCCGAGCGGAACGCCCTGATCGCCGAGCTGAAGAAGGCGCTGCACGGCTACGTCCTCCCGATCGAGGCCCACTGAGGCAGAGCTGTGATGTCCCGCACCTCAGCCAGGGGCTCTCCACTCCGCTCACCGCACCGGAAGGACCGACAACTACCCGCCGCCCGACAGGCTGTTCGCGCACCCGACGCCCATGCAGGTGATCGCGAGGCTCCAAATTGTGGCGCGAAGCGCCTCGATCACTCCGCATATCAGGCGTTATGCGGCCCGCCAGGGCGAAGGTGATCGAAGATCACCCGCATAATGCCGCTGAGCGGATATCGGATCATGCGCAGCATGTAAGCCTGTCGACGGACCTTGCGGCTCTGGACAAGCGGGCTGCCAGAGGGCCGACGATCGAGTATTGGCCAGGTGGCGGTTAAGCAGCCGTCAACGGTTACGCGTCGATCTTCGCGGGCCAGGCGAGCATAGCGGCTTCGGCAACGGCGAGAAGCTCATCCGTGCCGGCGCCGTCGCGCGCGTGCTGGGACATGCCTTGCAGGATGACGCCGACGAGGACGGCCAGACGGCCGGCGTCGGTGCCGGCGGGCAGCCGGCCGTCGGCGACATCGGCCTCGATCCGCTTTCGCAGCGCGGTGATGTTGGCGGTCCGTTGGGCGCGCAGCAGTTCGGTGATGTCAGCCGATGCTGCGGTGCAGTTGACGGCCGCGCTGATGACGAGGCAACCAGGTGGATGCTCGGGCCGGGTGTACTCCACCGCAGCGGCGCGTAGCGCGCGGGCGACACCGTCGCGCACGGACTCCTCCGCCGCGAGTGCCGTCGCGAAGAACGCGCCGTGAGTCTGCTGATAGCGCTCGACCACCTCGCGGAACAGAGTCTTCTTGTCGCCGAACGCCGCGTAGAGGCTGGGTGGCGTGATGCCCATGGCCGCGGTGAGTTCGGCCACCGACACCGGCTCGAAGCCGCGTTGCCAGAACTCGTGCAGCGCCGTCAACAGGGCCTGGTCCCGATCGAAGGCTCGGGGCCGGCCACGCCGGCGGGGACGATCATTGGCCATTGACACATTCTATAGCGCTCGCTAGCCTGATGCCCAGGCAATACATAGTGATTACTACAGAAAGGGCACGCGGCACCATGACACTGCTCAACGGCAAGACCGCTCTGGTCACGGGCGGCAGCCGAGGCATCGGTCGGGCAATCGCCACACGACTCGCGGCGGACGGCGCCCTCGTCGCCGTCCACTACGGCACCAACGAGGCGGCCGCGAACGACACCGTCACCGCCATCACCGGAGCCGGCGGCCGCGCGTTCGCGGTCCGCGCTGAACTGGGCGTACCCGGCGACGCACAGGCGCTGTGGTCCGCCTTCGACGCCGGCCTCACCGAATCCGGCGCCGAACCGGGCGTCGACATTGTGGTCAACAACGCCGGCATCGCGAGCTCCAACGACCTGGCCCGCACGACCGAGGCCGAATTCGACAAGATCGTCGCCGTGAACGTGAAAGCCCCGTTCTTCATCCTTCAGCAGGCCCTGAACCAGTTGCGGAACAACGGCCGGGTCATCAACATCTCCTCCGGCGTCACCCGCATCGCCGCACCCGCGATCATCACTTACTCGCTGACCAAAGGCGCCATCCACACTCTCACCTTCACCCTCGCCAAGCAGCTCGGCGAACGCGGTATCACGGTCAACTCGGTGGTCCCTGGCATCGTCGACGTGGACAGCAACGCCGTCTGGCTGCGGGAGAACCCTGAACAACTCGCTTTCTGGGGCTCCTTCTCCGCGTTCAACCGGGTCGGCCAACCCGCCGACATCGCCGACGTGGTGGCCTTCCTCGCTTCCGACGAGGCCCGCTGGGTCACCGGCCAGCATCTCGACGCCACCGGCGGCGCACACCTGTGACACATCCCTATGCGGAAAAGCCGCATTGCGGGAACTGTGGAGACCCGTCGGCCAGCACGTCCGGACGGCCCTCAGTGCTGACCCGGCACCCGTGATTCTTGCGTCCAGACG
The Micromonospora pisi DNA segment above includes these coding regions:
- a CDS encoding TetR/AcrR family transcriptional regulator, with protein sequence MTEAHSVKRQARGRQRIADILDAALALFAQNGYEGTSTNAIAARAGISPGSLYQFFPNKEAIAEALSARLLEQMRAAHSSAFDLAQVTDLTLHELIDRMVDPLIAFNLANPGAKALMANTDLPARLQGAARPLQQAVVDRVAAIIGARSPRLPAAERNLAAMVAVRIVVAMMPPIVTAQGAERNALIAELKKALHGYVLPIEAH
- a CDS encoding TetR/AcrR family transcriptional regulator, which produces MTALHEFWQRGFEPVSVAELTAAMGITPPSLYAAFGDKKTLFREVVERYQQTHGAFFATALAAEESVRDGVARALRAAAVEYTRPEHPPGCLVISAAVNCTAASADITELLRAQRTANITALRKRIEADVADGRLPAGTDAGRLAVLVGVILQGMSQHARDGAGTDELLAVAEAAMLAWPAKIDA
- a CDS encoding SDR family oxidoreductase; this encodes MTLLNGKTALVTGGSRGIGRAIATRLAADGALVAVHYGTNEAAANDTVTAITGAGGRAFAVRAELGVPGDAQALWSAFDAGLTESGAEPGVDIVVNNAGIASSNDLARTTEAEFDKIVAVNVKAPFFILQQALNQLRNNGRVINISSGVTRIAAPAIITYSLTKGAIHTLTFTLAKQLGERGITVNSVVPGIVDVDSNAVWLRENPEQLAFWGSFSAFNRVGQPADIADVVAFLASDEARWVTGQHLDATGGAHL